TTTTTTTCCGTTGAATCTGGTAGCCTATCCTACTGAGAACCTCCATTTGCATGTTTTTGAGCCGCGCTATCAGCAATTGATCAATGAATGCCTCAACGAACAACGAACCTTTGGGATTCCGGCATTCATCAACAACAAACTGCCCGGCTACGGTACGGAGATGAAAGTCGTTACCGTCTCCAAACGCTACGACGACGGCCGTATGGACATCAAAACCAGGGGATTACGAGCGTTTCGTGTGTTGACATTCAAAAACCCTGTTCCTGAAAAGCTATATTCGGGCGGTAAAGTCACGTTTGTCGAAGAGACGGAATCGCCCGAAGGCGTGATCTCGGAGCTTTTATTGCAGCTTGACCGCCTGTATACCATTCTTCAAACACGGGTTGATTTTGACAGTAATGTGTACCCCTTTTCGTATCAGGTGGCCCATAAAGTAGGACTTTCGCAGGAGGAAGAGTATAAGGTGTTAACCATTGATTCCGAATCCGAGCGCCAGCGTTTTTTGCTGCGCCATCTCAACAAAGTCATTCCCGTTATGGCTGAAAT
Above is a window of Runella slithyformis DSM 19594 DNA encoding:
- a CDS encoding LON peptidase substrate-binding domain-containing protein; its protein translation is MESFLPFFPLNLVAYPTENLHLHVFEPRYQQLINECLNEQRTFGIPAFINNKLPGYGTEMKVVTVSKRYDDGRMDIKTRGLRAFRVLTFKNPVPEKLYSGGKVTFVEETESPEGVISELLLQLDRLYTILQTRVDFDSNVYPFSYQVAHKVGLSQEEEYKVLTIDSESERQRFLLRHLNKVIPVMAEMEKTKERIKLNGHFKNLDPLNF